In Dehalococcoidia bacterium, the following are encoded in one genomic region:
- the xseA gene encoding exodeoxyribonuclease VII large subunit, producing MKVYSVAEVTGYLRELLESDRLLVDLWISGEISNLLESAAGHLYFTLKDEASQLRCVFFRPKLAVTLENGSAAVAHGRISIYEVSGALQFYVDVVQPEGVGMLQLEFERLKAKLADEGLFEQARKRALPSFPRRIGVITSPDSAALHDIINIISRRYPLVELVLAPTQVQGDAAAPGIVQAFDAINRTEEIDLVILARGGGSLEELWAFNEEKVARAIYASRAPVVSGIGHDTDFTIADFVADKRAPTPSAAAELAVPQRAELEARLQSLSRTLVAALSREFGQYRQRIDELTRVTSIHLSNFANISREKLRGQELKLGSLSPLATLGRGYALVQHSATNEVICHIDQVHRGDAIQVKVSDGQFSSRVTGFKKGLQAWMNGFPSKKR from the coding sequence ATGAAGGTCTATTCGGTAGCCGAGGTAACCGGGTACCTGCGGGAACTCCTGGAGTCCGATAGACTGCTTGTCGACCTCTGGATCAGCGGCGAGATCTCCAATCTGTTGGAGTCAGCAGCGGGGCACCTCTACTTTACACTTAAGGACGAGGCCAGCCAGTTGCGGTGTGTGTTCTTCAGGCCAAAACTAGCCGTCACTCTGGAAAATGGGTCGGCAGCGGTGGCGCACGGGCGCATTTCCATCTATGAAGTCTCCGGTGCCCTTCAGTTCTATGTTGATGTGGTGCAGCCGGAAGGGGTAGGCATGCTTCAGCTTGAGTTTGAGCGCCTCAAGGCAAAACTGGCGGATGAAGGGCTATTCGAGCAGGCGCGAAAGCGGGCTCTACCCTCCTTCCCCAGACGTATCGGAGTGATCACCTCGCCCGATAGCGCCGCACTCCATGATATCATCAATATAATAAGCAGGCGCTATCCCCTAGTTGAGCTCGTTCTTGCCCCAACCCAGGTGCAGGGGGATGCTGCAGCACCGGGCATCGTTCAGGCCTTCGATGCTATAAACCGTACCGAGGAAATCGACCTGGTGATCCTGGCACGCGGCGGGGGCTCCCTCGAGGAGCTATGGGCTTTCAATGAGGAAAAGGTGGCACGTGCTATATATGCCAGCAGGGCACCGGTGGTCAGCGGGATAGGCCATGACACCGATTTCACAATCGCCGATTTTGTCGCCGACAAGCGCGCGCCCACTCCTTCGGCGGCAGCGGAGCTTGCCGTTCCCCAGCGTGCCGAACTCGAAGCGCGCCTCCAATCCCTCAGCAGGACGCTGGTAGCCGCCCTTTCAAGGGAGTTCGGGCAGTATCGCCAGCGCATCGACGAGCTCACCAGGGTTACCTCAATACACCTTAGCAACTTCGCCAACATAAGCCGGGAGAAACTCCGTGGCCAAGAGCTGAAGCTCGGTTCGCTGAGTCCGCTCGCCACCCTGGGACGCGGCTACGCGCTGGTACAGCATTCCGCCACCAATGAGGTTATTTGCCACATCGACCAGGTTCACCGTGGCGATGCCATCCAGGTTAAAGTGAGCGATGGCCAATTTAGCAGCAGGGTCACCGGATTCAAGAAAGGACTCCAGGCATGGATGAACGGCTTTCCTTCGAAGAAGCGCTAA
- the efp gene encoding elongation factor P — protein MISTGELKKGITIELEGELYQIIDWQHIKIGRGSAQVRLKLRDIRGGHTTERTFQAGEKFHRARLDRHVVQYLYSDGDLFYFMDTESYEQTLLNREQLGDAINYLKEGVSLELLFYQDQPIDVELPNSLALEVVETEPGFRGDTATNLNKPARLETGITIQVPLFVNSGDIIRVDTRTGEYITRES, from the coding sequence ATGATCAGCACAGGCGAGCTTAAGAAAGGGATTACCATCGAGCTGGAGGGTGAGCTTTATCAGATCATTGACTGGCAGCATATCAAGATAGGGCGGGGCAGTGCTCAGGTCAGGCTGAAGCTTCGCGATATCCGCGGAGGTCACACCACCGAGCGCACATTCCAGGCGGGTGAGAAATTCCACCGAGCCAGGTTAGACCGCCACGTGGTACAATACCTTTATAGCGACGGCGACCTTTTTTACTTCATGGATACGGAAAGCTACGAGCAGACCCTACTCAATCGTGAGCAGCTCGGCGACGCCATAAACTATCTCAAGGAAGGGGTGTCACTGGAGTTGCTCTTTTACCAGGACCAACCGATAGACGTGGAACTACCCAACTCATTGGCGCTTGAGGTTGTGGAAACGGAACCCGGATTCAGGGGGGATACGGCAACCAATCTGAACAAGCCCGCCAGGCTAGAGACAGGCATCACCATCCAGGTTCCCCTTTTCGTAAATAGCGGTGATATCATTCGCGTGGATACGCGCACCGGAGAATACATAACAAGGGAAAGCTAG
- a CDS encoding Xaa-Pro peptidase family protein, producing MSHRLERLREQLFVNGEAGFDASLISQKENRRYLSGFTGSAGFLLISEKSAILATDFRYIEQAKSQAPDYKTLQTEGDPSRWLPELISSLKVKRVGVEANDLSIATYRRLVAATGPKSEIVPTEGIVESLRAEKDDGEREFMLKAVEISDDAFEEFTSLLRPGMTEKEAAWQIERLLREKGSEGVPFDAIVASGPNSALPHHHPTDRAMLTGEPVVIDMGARVAGYSSDLSRTICLGNEDKKFGKIYDLVLGAQLTAIATIEAGMNGEQADGLARTVIEQGGYGENFGHGLGHGIGLAAHEAPHLGRGSEDVLAEGMVFTIEPGIYINGWGGVRIEDVVILEQGRVKVLSRARKIN from the coding sequence ATGAGCCATCGCCTGGAGAGGCTGCGCGAGCAGCTTTTTGTCAATGGAGAAGCGGGGTTTGATGCTAGCTTGATATCTCAGAAAGAGAATCGCCGCTACCTAAGCGGGTTCACCGGTTCGGCTGGATTCCTCCTTATATCAGAGAAGAGTGCCATACTGGCCACCGACTTCCGCTATATCGAGCAGGCGAAGAGCCAGGCTCCGGATTATAAAACTCTTCAAACCGAGGGAGACCCTTCGAGGTGGCTACCCGAACTCATATCCTCCCTCAAGGTAAAAAGAGTCGGCGTGGAGGCAAACGACCTCTCCATTGCCACATATAGAAGGCTGGTAGCAGCCACAGGCCCAAAAAGCGAAATAGTGCCCACAGAGGGAATCGTGGAATCTCTGCGTGCGGAGAAGGATGATGGGGAGAGGGAATTTATGCTGAAGGCGGTGGAGATCTCAGATGATGCTTTTGAGGAGTTTACGTCGTTGCTACGTCCTGGGATGACCGAGAAAGAGGCAGCATGGCAAATAGAGAGGTTACTCAGGGAAAAGGGCAGCGAAGGTGTCCCCTTCGATGCCATCGTTGCCTCAGGCCCCAATTCTGCCCTCCCACATCACCATCCCACTGACCGCGCCATGCTTACCGGGGAGCCTGTGGTCATCGACATGGGTGCCCGCGTTGCTGGCTATTCCAGCGATCTCTCCAGAACCATCTGCCTTGGGAATGAGGATAAAAAATTCGGTAAAATTTATGACCTTGTCCTCGGTGCCCAGCTCACAGCCATCGCCACCATCGAGGCGGGGATGAATGGGGAGCAGGCGGACGGCCTGGCCAGAACAGTTATAGAACAGGGGGGCTATGGTGAGAATTTTGGGCATGGACTGGGGCACGGCATCGGGTTAGCCGCCCATGAAGCGCCACACCTGGGGAGAGGCTCCGAAGATGTGCTGGCCGAGGGCATGGTCTTCACCATAGAGCCCGGCATCTATATAAATGGCTGGGGCGGGGTGCGGATCGAGGACGTGGTAATCTTGGAGCAGGGGAGAGTTAAGGTGCTCTCCAGAGCCAGGAAGATAAACTGA
- the aroQ gene encoding type II 3-dehydroquinate dehydratase gives MKILLIHGPNLNMLGKRDPAIYGDQTLSELESLVVKKAKELGVEILAFQSNSEGALIDFIQAKTPEAAGIIINPGALTHYGLSLRDALEDSALPVVEVHLSDIHAREEWRHESVIVPIAQKQITGKGIQGYIDALEILVTRSKESK, from the coding sequence ATGAAAATCCTGTTGATCCACGGGCCGAATCTGAACATGCTGGGCAAGAGAGACCCCGCCATTTATGGCGACCAGACTCTCTCTGAGCTGGAGTCCCTGGTGGTAAAAAAGGCCAAGGAACTTGGTGTAGAAATTTTGGCCTTCCAGTCGAACAGCGAGGGAGCACTCATCGACTTTATCCAGGCCAAAACACCAGAAGCAGCAGGCATCATCATCAACCCCGGGGCGCTCACCCATTACGGCCTCTCACTGAGGGATGCCCTCGAAGACAGCGCCCTCCCCGTGGTCGAGGTGCACCTATCGGATATCCACGCCAGAGAGGAGTGGCGGCATGAGTCGGTGATCGTGCCCATCGCCCAGAAGCAGATCACAGGCAAAGGCATACAGGGTTATATCGACGCCCTGGAGATACTGGTCACCAGATCGAAAGAGAGTAAATGA
- the xerC gene encoding tyrosine recombinase XerC, translated as MIPLIQSKESVEKLLNNYIRYLEVERHASPYTVRNYTHDLRHFLEFLNMENVATLEDVDRKLLRRYIASLQEQGFEKSSLSRKLSALRSFYFYLMQRNFTSSNPLLTVSSPKLEKRLPSFLSSNEVVRLLETPVTTTPQGQRDRAMLELLYASGIRVSEIVGLDLENVNIEAHEVRVWGKGSKERMVLMGKPAATALDRYIHNGRRELQGNSSTNALFINRYGKRLSERFLQKAISRYALAAGLGKRVFPHMMRHSFATHLLDGGADLRVVQELLGHANLATTQIYTHVTQSQARKVYLAAHPRARKDGE; from the coding sequence ATGATCCCGCTAATCCAAAGTAAGGAAAGCGTGGAGAAACTTCTTAATAACTACATACGCTACCTTGAGGTGGAGCGCCATGCCTCACCATACACGGTGCGTAATTATACCCATGACCTGCGCCACTTCCTGGAGTTCCTTAACATGGAGAATGTTGCCACTCTCGAGGATGTAGATCGAAAACTGCTGCGGCGCTACATCGCCTCACTACAAGAGCAGGGATTTGAGAAATCCAGCTTGTCCCGCAAACTGAGCGCACTACGTTCTTTTTACTTCTATTTGATGCAACGTAATTTCACATCCTCAAACCCACTGCTCACCGTCTCCTCTCCCAAGCTTGAAAAGAGATTGCCCTCCTTCCTATCTAGCAACGAGGTCGTCCGACTCCTGGAGACGCCCGTTACCACCACCCCCCAGGGGCAGCGAGACCGGGCGATGCTTGAGCTCCTCTATGCCTCCGGGATAAGGGTAAGCGAGATAGTGGGCCTTGACCTTGAAAACGTTAATATCGAAGCGCATGAGGTTCGCGTCTGGGGCAAGGGCTCCAAGGAGCGTATGGTGCTAATGGGCAAGCCGGCAGCCACCGCCCTCGATCGGTATATTCATAATGGCCGCCGTGAACTACAGGGTAATTCAAGTACTAACGCCCTGTTTATCAATCGATACGGCAAAAGGCTATCGGAGCGATTCTTGCAGAAGGCAATCTCAAGATATGCCCTAGCGGCAGGACTTGGTAAAAGGGTATTCCCCCACATGATGCGCCATAGCTTTGCCACCCACCTCCTTGACGGTGGCGCCGACCTGCGGGTTGTTCAGGAGCTCCTGGGCCATGCCAACCTCGCAACCACCCAGATCTATACCCATGTCACACAGAGCCAGGCGCGAAAGGTATATCTGGCAGCCCATCCCAGGGCACGGAAAGACGGGGAATAG